The Metabacillus sediminilitoris genome window below encodes:
- a CDS encoding prolyl oligopeptidase family serine peptidase encodes MLKKHVRTGLLCILTIVMSLSFSIGVLAKEGITKQTSYRTVTEIHDWGAAVTKVIVDIGQPVPNNSVTEDTFNVHVSRSDDRLATPLLEEGDRTVTNAYVSDKEGSPAARGKYVVLEMEIGPNISLGSPLNYDWANTRLNAWIDTKYTITQVQDIALNSGTISELMIDTFAGGTRELVDDFSSGSKTYNDVTLTYADYAPAKDKEKNPLIIWLHGGGEGGTDTTIPLSANKAVSFASEEIQSYFDGAYVLAPQAPTKWMDGFTGVADGTSIYQEALMALIKDYVANNPDIDPNRIYIGGASNGGYMTMLMIRDYPGYFAAAYPVCEGLNDTLITDEDIQNLTKTPTWFVTAANDTTLLPELNTLPTFDRLIDAGAENVHLTLFDDVRDTTGLYKNADGTPYEYNGHWSWIPVYNNEVEATNDGETTTVMEWMAAQSLNK; translated from the coding sequence ATGCTAAAAAAACACGTAAGAACTGGATTGTTATGTATTTTAACAATTGTTATGTCACTTTCTTTCAGCATTGGTGTACTTGCTAAGGAAGGAATTACAAAACAAACATCTTACCGTACTGTTACAGAAATCCATGACTGGGGTGCAGCGGTTACAAAAGTAATTGTTGATATTGGTCAACCAGTACCAAATAATTCGGTGACAGAGGATACTTTTAACGTACATGTTTCAAGAAGTGACGATCGATTAGCAACTCCATTATTGGAAGAAGGCGATCGTACAGTCACAAACGCTTATGTTTCTGATAAAGAAGGAAGCCCTGCTGCAAGAGGAAAATATGTCGTTTTAGAAATGGAAATTGGACCAAATATCTCTTTAGGTTCACCACTTAATTATGATTGGGCTAATACGCGATTAAACGCATGGATTGATACGAAGTATACGATTACTCAGGTGCAAGATATTGCTTTGAATTCAGGAACAATTTCAGAATTGATGATCGATACATTTGCAGGTGGCACGAGAGAACTTGTAGATGATTTCTCTTCTGGATCAAAAACATATAATGACGTTACTTTAACATATGCAGATTATGCACCAGCAAAAGATAAGGAAAAGAATCCATTAATTATTTGGTTACACGGTGGCGGAGAAGGTGGCACGGATACAACTATTCCACTTTCTGCCAATAAAGCTGTTAGCTTTGCCAGTGAAGAAATTCAATCGTATTTTGATGGAGCATACGTTTTAGCACCTCAGGCACCAACTAAATGGATGGACGGTTTTACAGGAGTAGCTGATGGAACTTCCATCTATCAGGAAGCACTTATGGCATTAATAAAAGATTATGTTGCTAATAATCCTGATATCGATCCGAATCGAATTTACATTGGTGGTGCTTCAAATGGTGGATATATGACGATGCTTATGATTCGCGATTATCCAGGATACTTTGCAGCTGCATATCCGGTATGTGAAGGTTTAAATGATACATTGATTACAGATGAAGACATACAAAATTTGACAAAGACTCCGACCTGGTTCGTTACAGCAGCAAATGATACAACATTGCTGCCAGAACTCAATACACTTCCGACTTTTGACCGTTTAATTGATGCAGGTGCTGAAAATGTTCATTTAACACTGTTTGATGATGTACGTGATACGACGGGATTATACAAAAATGCAGATGGTACACCATATGAATACAATGGGCATTGGTCATGGATTCCAGTATACAATAACGAAGTTGAAGCAACAAACGATGGGGAAACTACAACTGTTATGGAATGGATGGCTGCTCAGTCATTAAATAAATAA
- a CDS encoding beta-glucosidase translates to MLKKMKKKRRQMLAIALATGVAFSGFSFQSALAANEGKAGSQQSDQISKEVPQLIDKASIDAVIAAMTVEEKAKLVVGVGMPGMTIPKLSVAGAVGGTPAIERLGIPAMFYADGPAGLRISPTRPGETKTYYSTAFPIATSLASTWDTSVVNKVGQAQGNEVKEYGVDVLLAPALNLHRNLLNGRNFEYFSEDPVITGKMTAALVNGVQSNGVGATVKHFAANNQETNRFTIDTIVSERALRELYLKGFEIAVKESNPKAVMSSYNLLNGTPASQNEELLTTVLRGDWGYKGYVMTDWFAGTDPVAQMKAGNDQIMPGSPQSSDKIVDAVKNGKLDEAILDRNVKNILNFVVESPSFKNYAHSDNPDLDAHAKVARQAAADGMVLLKNDYKALPLKKENKIALFGTAQIETVKGGTGSGDVNAAYTVSVVDGLKHGGYKLHDELISEYNDYISELRAMDEYKIKPSPWGEDFGKVIPVIPEKVLNTEHIEKIQNESDIGVIVIGRNSGEGVDRQNVKGDYLLTDAEQEMIENISKAYHEAGKKVAVVLNIGGPVEVASWRDKVDSILVAWQPGQEAGDAIADVLTGAVNPSGKLATTFPVQYSDVPSAENFPGTPEENPTQVVYEEDIYVGYRYHSTFNVKPAYEFGYGLSYTSFDYSNIRVSNGGTFKDEITVFTNVKNTGAISGKEAVQVYVTAPDGKLEKPEIELKAFGKTKELNANQSQLLKFDLNAKDLASYDEENDQWIVEKGTYTVKVGASSENIKGTATFKVAKDIVVEEVSNSLEPQVEINKLTKN, encoded by the coding sequence ATGTTAAAAAAAATGAAGAAGAAAAGAAGACAAATGTTAGCCATCGCATTAGCAACGGGTGTCGCATTTTCGGGTTTTAGCTTTCAATCAGCTTTAGCTGCAAACGAGGGAAAAGCAGGAAGCCAACAATCGGATCAGATATCAAAGGAAGTGCCTCAGCTTATAGACAAGGCGTCAATTGATGCTGTTATAGCAGCCATGACTGTTGAGGAAAAAGCTAAGTTAGTTGTTGGTGTAGGTATGCCTGGTATGACAATCCCTAAACTATCAGTTGCAGGTGCTGTAGGGGGAACTCCTGCTATTGAACGTTTGGGAATACCTGCCATGTTTTATGCTGATGGACCCGCTGGATTAAGAATAAGTCCAACACGACCTGGGGAAACGAAGACGTATTATTCAACAGCCTTTCCGATCGCAACATCCCTTGCTTCAACATGGGATACTAGTGTTGTAAACAAAGTTGGCCAAGCACAAGGAAATGAAGTGAAGGAATATGGTGTTGATGTTTTATTAGCACCAGCATTAAACCTTCACCGTAACTTGCTGAACGGCCGGAATTTTGAGTATTTTTCTGAAGATCCAGTAATTACAGGGAAAATGACAGCTGCGTTAGTAAATGGTGTCCAATCAAATGGTGTAGGAGCAACAGTTAAGCACTTTGCAGCAAACAATCAGGAAACCAATCGATTTACGATAGATACAATTGTATCAGAGAGGGCTTTAAGAGAGCTGTATTTAAAGGGCTTTGAAATTGCTGTGAAGGAGTCTAATCCTAAAGCTGTTATGAGCTCTTATAATCTACTAAATGGTACACCAGCCTCCCAAAATGAAGAATTATTAACAACTGTTTTAAGAGGTGACTGGGGATATAAGGGCTATGTCATGACAGATTGGTTTGCTGGGACAGACCCTGTAGCACAAATGAAAGCTGGAAATGATCAGATTATGCCTGGTTCTCCTCAGAGTTCAGATAAAATAGTTGATGCTGTTAAGAATGGAAAATTAGATGAGGCAATCTTAGATCGCAATGTAAAGAATATCTTAAATTTTGTAGTAGAATCTCCAAGCTTTAAGAACTATGCTCATTCAGATAATCCAGACTTGGATGCACATGCAAAAGTTGCACGTCAGGCTGCTGCGGACGGCATGGTCCTCTTAAAGAATGATTATAAAGCACTCCCGCTTAAGAAGGAAAACAAAATTGCATTATTTGGCACTGCGCAAATTGAAACAGTTAAAGGCGGTACTGGCAGCGGAGATGTAAACGCAGCTTATACAGTTTCGGTTGTAGATGGACTAAAACATGGAGGCTACAAATTACATGATGAGCTCATTAGTGAGTACAATGACTATATAAGTGAATTAAGAGCAATGGATGAATACAAGATTAAACCAAGTCCATGGGGAGAAGACTTTGGAAAAGTCATTCCTGTTATCCCTGAAAAGGTTCTAAATACTGAACATATAGAAAAAATTCAGAATGAATCAGACATCGGTGTAATCGTCATTGGCCGAAATTCAGGCGAAGGAGTAGACCGCCAAAATGTAAAGGGAGATTATTTACTAACAGATGCAGAACAAGAAATGATTGAAAACATCTCAAAAGCATATCATGAAGCTGGAAAAAAAGTAGCGGTTGTCCTTAATATTGGAGGACCTGTTGAAGTAGCCAGCTGGAGAGATAAAGTGGACTCAATCCTTGTAGCATGGCAGCCTGGACAGGAAGCTGGAGATGCCATTGCAGATGTTTTAACAGGGGCAGTTAACCCGTCTGGCAAACTTGCAACAACCTTCCCTGTTCAATATAGTGATGTACCTTCAGCGGAGAACTTCCCTGGAACACCTGAAGAAAATCCAACACAGGTTGTCTATGAAGAGGATATCTACGTAGGTTATCGCTATCATTCAACATTCAATGTGAAGCCTGCCTATGAGTTTGGCTATGGATTATCTTATACTAGCTTTGATTATAGCAATATTAGAGTAAGTAACGGCGGAACATTCAAGGATGAGATCACAGTATTTACAAATGTTAAGAATACAGGTGCTATTTCAGGAAAAGAGGCTGTCCAAGTATATGTAACGGCTCCAGATGGGAAACTCGAAAAGCCTGAAATTGAATTAAAAGCATTCGGAAAAACAAAGGAGCTAAATGCTAACCAAAGTCAGCTGCTGAAGTTTGATTTAAATGCAAAGGATTTAGCTTCTTATGATGAAGAAAATGACCAATGGATTGTTGAAAAAGGTACGTATACTGTGAAAGTTGGCGCGTCATCAGAAAATATTAAAGGTACTGCTACATTTAAGGTTGCTAAGGATATTGTTGTAGAAGAAGTAAGTAATTCTTTAGAACCACAGGTTGAGATCAATAAATTAACTAAAAATTAA
- a CDS encoding beta-glucosidase, giving the protein MLKKWKKQRRKLLAIALASGVIVSGTYTDSAFASNSNANTNETVSQSAEEQQQVPQLVDAASIDAVIAAMTLQEKAAMVVGANTVALDPVNGEIIGAQARKVPGAAGQTQAIPRLGIPSIVLADGPMGVRIDPTRPGTEQTFHATKFPSPNVLASTWDTELVNKVGSATADELKAYGIDLLLAPGMNIQSYLLNGRNYEYFSEDPLVTGIMTSEFVNGVQDKGVGTTIKHFAAYNQRTLNNGNMNVSQRALREIYLKGFEIAVKESDPWAVMDSYNAINGTYATENKDLLTSVLREDWGFKGFTMTDWENGNNRDIVKQVVAGTDLFMPGNLNQINRIINAVKDGSLDEKYLDRNIKSILTIVVQTPTFKGHEATNTPDLEAGAKLARQAAADGMVLLKNEEKALPIDNDVSVSLFGTPNIEKMTGGRGSALVYAPYQVGFPEGLQNAGLQINEELLGKYETYVEELRATDEYKQTPGNFFVSTFPTLPEMDVKEDAVAAAKNTDVGIIVLSSEFGTYGSDRSKGDFYLSESKRKMIDDVSKAYHAEGKPVIAVLNVEGPLETASWEDKVDGILLGWQPGQELGNSVADVLTGKVNPSGKLAQTFPVDYADLPYADRYPGENNEFTYEEDIYVGYRYNSTFGLKPAYEFGYGLSYTTFDYENVRVNRNGQIKDKMTVFATVENTGDVAGREAVQVYVSAPDGKLEKPELELKAFAKTNELRPGKKENLTFDLDLKDLASFDEEKSAWLVEKGTYEVLVGASSTDIRGAASFKVDKDIVVETVNDVLAPQVEINKLSKLNE; this is encoded by the coding sequence TTGTTAAAAAAGTGGAAAAAACAAAGGAGGAAGCTTCTAGCAATTGCTTTAGCTTCGGGGGTTATTGTAAGTGGAACTTACACTGATTCAGCCTTTGCTTCTAATTCAAATGCTAATACTAATGAAACCGTTTCACAGTCAGCAGAAGAGCAACAACAAGTTCCACAATTGGTAGATGCAGCTTCAATTGATGCTGTCATTGCGGCTATGACATTACAAGAAAAAGCTGCGATGGTAGTTGGAGCAAATACTGTGGCGCTAGACCCAGTTAATGGGGAGATTATCGGCGCACAAGCACGAAAAGTACCTGGAGCAGCTGGTCAAACACAAGCAATCCCGCGTTTAGGAATTCCATCAATTGTCCTAGCAGATGGACCAATGGGGGTTCGAATTGACCCAACAAGACCAGGGACTGAACAAACATTTCATGCCACAAAATTCCCTTCACCTAATGTACTTGCCTCAACTTGGGATACAGAATTAGTGAACAAAGTTGGGAGTGCGACTGCAGATGAACTAAAGGCGTATGGCATTGACCTACTACTCGCACCAGGTATGAATATCCAAAGTTATTTGTTAAATGGCAGAAATTATGAATACTTTTCAGAAGATCCTTTAGTAACAGGTATCATGACATCTGAATTTGTAAATGGTGTTCAAGACAAGGGTGTTGGAACGACAATTAAGCATTTTGCTGCTTATAATCAAAGAACGTTAAATAATGGAAATATGAATGTAAGCCAAAGAGCATTAAGAGAAATCTACCTAAAAGGCTTTGAAATAGCTGTTAAAGAATCTGACCCTTGGGCGGTAATGGATTCCTACAATGCAATTAACGGTACGTATGCAACAGAAAACAAGGATCTTTTAACAAGCGTGTTAAGAGAAGACTGGGGATTTAAAGGCTTTACGATGACGGATTGGGAAAATGGAAATAATAGAGATATTGTTAAACAGGTCGTTGCAGGAACAGATCTGTTTATGCCAGGTAACTTGAATCAGATTAATCGAATCATAAATGCAGTGAAAGATGGAAGTCTTGATGAAAAGTATCTTGATCGTAATATTAAATCAATTCTTACTATTGTTGTCCAAACGCCAACATTTAAGGGACATGAAGCAACAAATACACCGGATTTAGAAGCAGGTGCTAAGCTTGCACGTCAAGCAGCAGCAGATGGAATGGTTCTTCTAAAAAATGAAGAGAAAGCATTACCAATAGATAACGATGTAAGCGTTTCATTGTTTGGAACACCAAACATTGAGAAAATGACAGGGGGACGTGGAAGTGCACTTGTGTACGCACCATACCAAGTAGGCTTTCCTGAAGGTTTACAAAATGCCGGCTTACAGATTAATGAAGAGTTGTTAGGTAAATATGAAACATATGTAGAAGAACTAAGGGCAACAGATGAATATAAACAAACACCAGGAAATTTCTTTGTCTCTACATTCCCGACACTTCCTGAAATGGATGTAAAAGAGGATGCTGTTGCAGCTGCTAAAAACACAGATGTAGGTATTATCGTACTTTCAAGTGAATTTGGTACTTATGGATCGGACCGATCAAAGGGTGACTTCTATTTATCAGAATCTAAACGAAAGATGATTGATGATGTATCAAAGGCTTATCATGCAGAAGGGAAACCTGTTATTGCTGTCCTTAATGTCGAAGGACCACTTGAAACAGCAAGCTGGGAAGATAAAGTTGATGGAATTCTCCTCGGGTGGCAACCAGGGCAAGAATTAGGAAATTCAGTTGCGGATGTCCTCACTGGGAAAGTCAACCCATCAGGTAAACTTGCACAAACCTTCCCAGTTGACTATGCAGACCTTCCTTATGCAGACCGTTATCCTGGTGAAAATAATGAATTTACGTATGAAGAAGATATTTATGTAGGATATCGCTACAATTCAACATTTGGATTAAAACCTGCTTATGAATTCGGTTACGGCTTGTCATATACAACGTTTGATTATGAGAATGTAAGGGTCAACCGAAACGGGCAAATAAAGGACAAAATGACCGTATTTGCAACAGTTGAAAATACAGGTGATGTTGCGGGTCGAGAGGCTGTTCAAGTTTACGTTTCTGCTCCAGATGGAAAGCTTGAAAAACCAGAATTAGAATTGAAGGCATTTGCGAAAACAAACGAATTAAGACCTGGTAAAAAAGAGAATCTTACATTTGATTTGGATCTAAAGGATTTAGCCTCTTTTGATGAAGAGAAATCCGCTTGGCTAGTTGAAAAAGGCACTTATGAAGTCCTTGTAGGTGCATCTTCAACTGATATTAGAGGAGCTGCTTCATTTAAGGTTGATAAAGATATCGTAGTTGAAACGGTAAATGATGTATTAGCACCACAAGTCGAGATCAACAAACTTTCTAAACTAAATGAATAA
- a CDS encoding lipase family protein, whose protein sequence is MNITSIKYIFNTKDAILLSAMIYQSYQLFETEPLVLPKGYSLRYTIRALAGVEEPEEEVFGFIAESQDKIIVAFRGTRTFKDNESDQDLYQVPYPFVINAGKTHRGFTCIYQSTRNDLIRELNKLSTTKKLFVAGHSLGGALAVLAALDFAVNTRFKNPFVYTYGSPRVADPDFASRFNQTVKNSVRIYNVHDIIPTLPDHAYPPPFTKKGLYYRHVNMKYPLSFQLNSLPVRNHEIVCYFKNLSQQNPDFTKVFCAKNPGFCPDTGLCVPFIGICGEKTSTNN, encoded by the coding sequence ATGAATATCACAAGCATAAAGTATATTTTTAACACGAAAGATGCGATATTGCTTTCGGCCATGATCTATCAGTCATACCAACTCTTTGAAACGGAACCACTTGTCTTGCCAAAAGGATATAGCCTCCGATATACCATACGAGCTCTTGCTGGTGTCGAGGAGCCGGAAGAGGAAGTATTTGGTTTTATTGCAGAGTCACAAGATAAAATTATTGTAGCTTTTAGAGGAACCCGAACATTTAAGGACAATGAGTCGGACCAAGACTTATATCAAGTACCATATCCTTTTGTCATAAATGCAGGAAAAACTCATCGCGGATTTACATGTATTTATCAATCGACAAGAAATGACTTGATCAGAGAATTAAACAAGCTTTCTACAACAAAAAAACTATTTGTAGCAGGCCACAGTTTAGGCGGAGCTTTAGCCGTATTAGCTGCTTTAGATTTTGCGGTAAACACCAGGTTTAAAAATCCTTTCGTGTATACGTATGGCAGTCCGCGTGTCGCAGACCCTGACTTTGCTTCCCGCTTCAACCAAACGGTAAAGAATAGTGTTCGTATTTACAATGTCCATGACATTATTCCTACTTTACCGGATCATGCGTATCCGCCTCCGTTTACAAAGAAAGGATTATACTATCGGCATGTAAACATGAAGTATCCGCTCTCTTTCCAACTGAATAGTTTACCTGTACGGAATCATGAGATTGTCTGCTATTTTAAAAACCTCAGCCAACAGAATCCTGATTTTACTAAAGTATTTTGTGCTAAAAACCCGGGTTTTTGTCCCGATACGGGATTATGTGTTCCGTTTATAGGAATATGCGGTGAGAAGACATCCACAAACAATTAA
- the sda gene encoding sporulation histidine kinase inhibitor Sda has product MIRISNDLLILSYMKAKELKLDSTFISLLKVEIQNRKLISIQ; this is encoded by the coding sequence ATGATTCGGATAAGTAATGATTTACTCATACTTTCTTATATGAAAGCAAAAGAATTAAAACTTGATTCTACTTTTATTTCTTTATTAAAAGTAGAAATCCAAAATAGAAAGTTAATCTCAATACAGTAG
- a CDS encoding lipase family protein → MVFSDKNNIFNSKAAILLAAMSYQTYPFFLEGKLILPKGFKLRYTIRAFANVEDPTELVFGFIAESQDQIIIAFRGYAAYPADLLASYDIFQVLYPYVKNGGKTSRGFTCLYQSTRNNLIRQLNKLSTSKKLFVTGHNYGGALATLAALDIAVNTGFKNPFVYTYGSPRIGDPVFASRFNQVVKNSIRIVNIHDSFPTFPAKKYPPPFTEEGLYYQHVKTKYPISFQLNNTPRNDAIACYFKYLSKMNPDFSKALCNENLGFCPDTEMCVPFRGTC, encoded by the coding sequence ATGGTTTTTTCAGATAAAAACAATATTTTTAATAGTAAAGCCGCAATATTACTTGCAGCAATGAGCTATCAGACATATCCATTCTTTTTAGAAGGGAAACTTATCTTACCAAAAGGCTTTAAACTTCGATATACCATTCGTGCTTTTGCTAACGTAGAGGATCCTACGGAATTAGTATTCGGTTTTATTGCCGAGTCACAAGATCAAATCATTATAGCGTTTAGAGGATATGCTGCATATCCTGCAGATCTTTTAGCATCCTATGACATATTTCAAGTTCTCTATCCCTATGTTAAAAATGGAGGAAAAACCTCCCGTGGATTTACATGTCTTTATCAATCAACAAGAAACAATTTAATCAGACAATTAAACAAACTTTCTACATCAAAAAAGCTGTTTGTCACCGGACACAACTACGGAGGAGCTTTGGCAACGTTAGCTGCTTTAGATATTGCAGTGAACACCGGGTTTAAGAATCCTTTCGTGTACACGTATGGCAGTCCGCGTATCGGAGACCCTGTCTTTGCTTCCCGATTCAACCAAGTGGTAAAAAATAGTATACGCATTGTAAATATTCATGACTCTTTTCCAACTTTCCCAGCAAAAAAGTATCCACCTCCTTTTACGGAGGAAGGATTATACTATCAACATGTAAAAACAAAGTATCCAATCTCATTTCAGTTAAATAATACGCCGCGCAATGATGCGATTGCCTGTTATTTTAAATACCTCAGCAAAATGAATCCTGATTTTTCCAAAGCATTATGCAATGAAAATCTGGGTTTTTGTCCCGATACCGAAATGTGTGTTCCGTTTCGAGGAACATGCTAG
- a CDS encoding sugar-binding protein, giving the protein MRFIQRFMYVLTFLVLLLTCFLTLYYGEKTFHFYEETEAMTKESEPYYHFVLIPEELDNDYWHLVEQGARDAAKFHNVYLEYLGPKQANNDEHLKTIDMAIAGLVDGVITQGVAEPEFETLVTKAKEKQIPVVTIDTDAPESDRAVYVGTDNYYSGFLAGKALLNDTTGEQKVAIITGRHDAPHQKLRVQGFKDAVATEPRIEIIAVEESNITKLGAVEAAHRILQLYPNTTAFYGTSALDGIGIAQVVKKQQAENDQYIISFDILPETLEYIKEGTIEATVVQFPYQMGYEAVEKMIMLNRGEDIEPLQHTDTKVIYKEDLPISPDSMDGGNQP; this is encoded by the coding sequence ATGCGATTTATTCAGCGTTTCATGTACGTTCTGACTTTTCTCGTACTCTTACTAACCTGTTTTCTAACTTTATATTACGGAGAAAAAACCTTCCACTTTTATGAGGAAACAGAAGCTATGACAAAAGAATCCGAACCATATTACCACTTCGTCCTCATTCCAGAAGAGCTCGATAACGACTATTGGCACCTTGTCGAACAGGGTGCAAGAGATGCGGCAAAATTTCATAATGTATACCTTGAGTATCTAGGTCCGAAGCAGGCAAACAATGATGAACATCTTAAAACGATCGATATGGCGATTGCTGGCCTTGTCGACGGAGTCATTACACAAGGTGTAGCTGAACCTGAATTTGAAACCCTTGTGACCAAAGCAAAGGAAAAGCAGATTCCAGTTGTCACAATTGATACAGATGCACCTGAAAGTGATCGAGCTGTTTATGTTGGAACAGATAACTACTATTCTGGTTTTCTAGCCGGAAAAGCATTACTAAATGATACAACGGGAGAACAAAAGGTAGCAATTATCACGGGGCGACATGATGCCCCACATCAAAAGCTTCGTGTTCAAGGTTTTAAGGATGCTGTCGCTACAGAACCACGCATTGAAATTATTGCTGTAGAGGAATCTAATATAACCAAACTTGGAGCAGTAGAAGCGGCACATCGAATTCTTCAGTTATATCCAAATACGACTGCCTTTTATGGAACAAGTGCACTTGATGGAATTGGCATTGCCCAAGTCGTTAAAAAGCAACAGGCTGAAAATGATCAGTATATCATTAGTTTTGATATACTGCCTGAAACACTTGAATACATAAAGGAAGGAACGATTGAAGCAACGGTTGTGCAGTTTCCTTATCAAATGGGCTATGAGGCTGTTGAAAAAATGATTATGCTCAATAGAGGAGAGGATATAGAGCCTCTTCAGCATACTGATACAAAGGTGATCTATAAGGAGGATTTACCAATTTCTCCAGACTCTATGGATGGGGGAAATCAGCCATGA